In one window of Candidatus Methylomirabilota bacterium DNA:
- a CDS encoding corrinoid protein: MNDDFDYPIMSRAVILGDKDTVARKTHEGLALEMDPKELIFRGLIPGMDVVGEKFRRNEYYVPQVLLSARAMYAGLDLLKPLITKAGGDGQSLGVVVIGTAQGDLHDIGKNLVAMMLEGAGFKVHNLGRDVSPEKFVAAVEEHGAQIVGISALMTTTMPAMKRTIDALEKAGVRARVKVMIGGAPVSQAYADEIGADGYARDSTIAVVRAKELLGVAAAT; the protein is encoded by the coding sequence ATGAACGACGACTTCGACTACCCCATCATGTCGAGGGCTGTGATCCTGGGCGACAAGGACACCGTCGCCCGGAAGACCCACGAAGGCCTCGCCCTCGAGATGGATCCCAAGGAGCTGATCTTTCGCGGCCTGATCCCCGGCATGGACGTCGTGGGAGAGAAGTTCAGGCGCAACGAGTACTACGTGCCCCAGGTGCTGCTCTCCGCGCGCGCCATGTACGCCGGGCTGGACCTCCTCAAGCCCCTCATCACCAAGGCGGGCGGCGACGGGCAGTCGCTCGGCGTGGTCGTCATCGGCACGGCGCAGGGCGACCTCCACGACATCGGCAAGAACCTCGTCGCCATGATGCTCGAGGGCGCGGGCTTCAAGGTGCACAACCTCGGACGTGACGTCTCGCCTGAGAAGTTTGTCGCGGCGGTCGAGGAGCACGGCGCGCAGATCGTGGGCATCTCGGCGCTCATGACCACGACCATGCCCGCCATGAAGCGCACCATCGACGCGCTGGAGAAGGCGGGCGTCCGCGCCCGCGTCAAGGTGATGATCGGCGGCGCCCCGGTGAGCCAGGCCTATGCCGACGAGATCGGCGCCGACGGCTACGCGCGGGACTCGACCATCGCGGTGGTGCGCGCCAAGGAGCTCCTCGGCGTGGCGGCGGCGACCTGA
- a CDS encoding rhodanese-like domain-containing protein gives MIFQQIVNEDAGCIAYLIGCGQAGEALVVDPGRDRVDDYLAWARRKDLSLTRIVDTHIHADHLSGNQALAAKTGARIHIHPAAEAAFPHAPIVHGDEIRIGTVRVQVIHTPGHTPDSVCLLVTDLSRGEDPWFVLTGDTLFVGDVGRPDFGGERAAANLYESLTTRVLTLPDSVEVYPAHGAGSSCGRAMSSKPGSTIGFERRFNPALQARTADAFVSALMTGLPPKPPGFDRIIAKNRSQALPSSGDPEPLSVTQAREAMAKGAVVLDVRSPAEYGEGHIPGAINVWIESNPFAARVAMMTPPDSRFVLLATGPSDLTRAVQGLGRAGMDDIAGYLQRGMTDWKSEGLSEERVPQITVHDLATMREERPELVVVDVREPFEWDEGHIAGAVNVPMGQAVERMGELPADRPKAVLCAGGLRSSSVISAFLRAGMTDWYNVAGGMREWVKAGYPAVTSARGHDREGSQNEA, from the coding sequence ATGATCTTCCAGCAGATCGTCAACGAGGACGCCGGCTGCATCGCCTACCTGATCGGGTGCGGCCAGGCGGGGGAGGCCCTCGTTGTGGACCCCGGGCGGGACCGCGTGGACGACTACCTTGCTTGGGCGCGACGCAAGGACCTCAGCCTCACCCGCATCGTCGACACCCACATCCACGCCGACCACCTTTCGGGCAACCAGGCCCTGGCGGCGAAGACGGGCGCGCGCATCCACATCCATCCAGCAGCAGAGGCGGCTTTTCCTCATGCGCCGATCGTCCACGGGGACGAGATCAGGATCGGCACGGTGCGCGTCCAGGTTATCCACACGCCGGGACACACGCCTGACAGCGTCTGCCTCCTCGTGACCGACCTCTCGCGCGGCGAGGATCCGTGGTTCGTCTTGACGGGCGACACGCTCTTCGTGGGCGACGTGGGACGGCCCGACTTCGGGGGCGAGCGCGCGGCCGCCAACCTCTACGAGAGCCTCACGACCCGCGTGCTGACGCTGCCCGACAGCGTCGAGGTCTACCCGGCGCACGGCGCCGGATCTTCATGTGGCCGCGCCATGTCCTCCAAGCCCGGCTCCACCATCGGCTTCGAGCGGCGGTTCAACCCGGCGCTCCAGGCCCGGACGGCCGACGCCTTCGTGAGCGCGCTCATGACCGGGCTGCCGCCCAAGCCGCCCGGCTTCGACCGCATCATCGCCAAGAACCGCTCGCAGGCGCTGCCATCGTCGGGTGATCCCGAGCCGCTGTCTGTCACTCAGGCGCGCGAGGCCATGGCCAAGGGCGCGGTCGTCCTCGACGTGCGCAGCCCCGCGGAATATGGAGAGGGGCACATTCCCGGCGCCATCAACGTGTGGATCGAGAGCAACCCCTTCGCGGCCCGCGTGGCGATGATGACGCCGCCCGATAGCCGCTTCGTGCTCCTGGCGACGGGGCCCTCGGACCTCACCCGCGCGGTGCAGGGGCTGGGGCGCGCCGGCATGGACGACATCGCCGGGTATCTCCAGCGCGGGATGACGGACTGGAAGAGCGAGGGGTTGTCGGAGGAGCGGGTGCCGCAGATCACGGTGCACGATCTGGCGACCATGCGCGAAGAGCGGCCCGAGCTCGTCGTGGTGGACGTGCGTGAGCCCTTCGAGTGGGATGAAGGCCACATCGCAGGCGCGGTTAACGTGCCCATGGGCCAGGCCGTCGAGCGCATGGGCGAGCTTCCCGCCGACCGCCCTAAGGCGGTGCTCTGCGCGGGCGGCCTCCGCTCGAGCTCGGTGATCAGCGCGTTCCTGCGGGCCGGCATGACCGACTGGTACAATGTAGCCGGCGGCATGCGCGAGTGGGTCAAGGCGGGGTATCCCGCGGTCACGTCCGCCCGCGGTCACGACCGAGAAGGAAGCCAGAACGAGGCATGA
- a CDS encoding vitamin B12 dependent-methionine synthase activation domain-containing protein has protein sequence MSAALDVRSPLPAVFQDVPLRVDRDEVLRFQGYKKGIDIPDAAVLLLFDEALALGESLIEPRVVYRGSRVTGQGPDLIEAGGERLKIPEIGRLWGSLEAIGAGICTVGSAIEERVRELWDRRELPLAVMLDSVGSAAVESLAEYANDLLCQAAIPAGLKVTNRVSPGYAGWDTAEQATLFRICHGGPIGVTLNDSCVMSPGKSISFLVGVGPEARVDHYFTQCRRCWMPDCAYRRAPAATTVRR, from the coding sequence GTGAGCGCGGCGCTCGACGTCCGCTCGCCGCTCCCCGCCGTCTTCCAGGATGTCCCGCTGCGCGTGGACCGCGACGAGGTCTTGCGCTTCCAGGGCTACAAGAAGGGCATCGATATCCCGGATGCCGCCGTGCTCTTGCTCTTCGACGAGGCGTTGGCGCTCGGCGAGTCGCTGATCGAGCCTCGCGTCGTCTACCGCGGCAGCCGCGTGACGGGGCAGGGGCCCGACCTGATCGAAGCCGGCGGCGAGCGGCTCAAGATCCCCGAGATCGGCAGGCTCTGGGGCTCGCTCGAGGCGATCGGGGCGGGCATCTGCACCGTGGGGTCTGCCATCGAGGAGCGAGTGCGCGAGCTGTGGGATAGGCGAGAGCTGCCGCTGGCGGTCATGCTCGACAGCGTCGGCTCGGCGGCGGTCGAGAGCCTTGCGGAGTACGCCAACGACCTCCTGTGCCAGGCGGCCATTCCCGCAGGGCTCAAGGTGACCAACCGGGTCAGCCCCGGCTATGCCGGGTGGGATACCGCCGAACAGGCGACCCTCTTCCGCATCTGCCACGGCGGGCCCATCGGCGTGACGCTCAATGACTCCTGCGTGATGAGCCCTGGCAAGAGCATCTCCTTCCTGGTCGGCGTCGGGCCCGAGGCGCGGGTGGACCACTACTTCACCCAGTGCCGCCGCTGCTGGATGCCCGACTGCGCCTATCGCCGCGCCCCCGCCGCCACCACGGTGCGCCGGTAG
- a CDS encoding 3',5'-cyclic-nucleotide phosphodiesterase, whose protein sequence is MKIKVLGSYGSEGQGQRPSALLVDDRVLVDAGTVGGALSAAEQVEVEYALISHAHLDHIAGLCYLTDTLAMLAPERRVTACGLGPVLDSLRTHVFNDIVWPDFANIPNPKDPVLAFRSLAEEGEARVGELWVTPIEVEHTVPTSGFIVHDGETGFVFSGDTGPTRKIWQAAREMRGLKAVIVETSFPSRMDALAKASGHLTPEMLKRELDKAPPDVPVWVYHVKPQLYQETAEELAKIDSTRIHILEQGKTYTL, encoded by the coding sequence ATGAAGATCAAGGTCCTCGGCTCGTACGGGAGTGAGGGGCAGGGACAGCGGCCGTCGGCTCTCCTCGTGGACGATCGGGTCCTGGTGGACGCAGGCACGGTCGGCGGAGCCCTCTCCGCCGCCGAGCAGGTCGAGGTCGAGTACGCCTTGATCAGCCACGCCCATCTCGACCACATTGCCGGCCTGTGCTACCTCACCGACACGCTGGCCATGCTCGCCCCGGAGCGACGGGTGACGGCCTGCGGCCTCGGGCCGGTGCTCGACAGCCTCCGCACCCACGTCTTCAACGACATCGTCTGGCCCGACTTTGCGAACATACCGAACCCGAAGGACCCGGTGCTGGCCTTCCGCTCTTTGGCCGAAGAGGGCGAAGCGCGAGTGGGTGAGCTGTGGGTGACGCCGATCGAGGTGGAGCACACCGTCCCGACCTCGGGCTTCATCGTCCACGACGGCGAGACGGGCTTCGTCTTCAGCGGTGACACGGGGCCGACGCGGAAGATCTGGCAGGCGGCGCGCGAGATGCGCGGGCTCAAGGCGGTCATCGTCGAAACGTCATTTCCGAGCCGCATGGACGCCCTGGCGAAGGCCTCGGGGCACCTGACGCCGGAGATGCTGAAGCGCGAGCTCGACAAGGCGCCGCCCGACGTGCCGGTGTGGGTCTACCACGTCAAGCCGCAGCTGTACCAGGAGACCGCTGAAGAGCTCGCCAAGATCGACTCCACCCGCATCCACATCCTCGAGCAGGGCAAGACCTACACGCTGTAG
- a CDS encoding homocysteine S-methyltransferase family protein: MARPRGWEIVERAKAGERLVFDGGYGTALFAAGLLNGACPELWNDTHPEVVRGIHKGYFDAGSDFVETNTFGGTRLKLNEYQIGDRTRELNDKGARLARSVCPPGGYVAGSIGPTSRLPVEYEPLGDTSDEEYVATFKEQALALAEGGVDIFAVETMMFPQEATAAIKACKAVTDLPVMATMFFQYEEMHDRDRTMWGESPADVAKGLLGAGADIVGMNCGRGPDRAIVIIREMRAVTDAPLIAYPNAGLPITKGDTTTYELGPEAMAKDYPALLDAGCNIVGACCGSDPGHIRLIAEVARSRRST, from the coding sequence ATGGCGCGCCCGCGCGGCTGGGAGATCGTCGAGCGTGCGAAGGCGGGGGAGCGCCTGGTCTTCGACGGCGGCTACGGCACGGCGCTCTTCGCGGCGGGGCTCCTCAACGGCGCCTGCCCCGAGCTCTGGAACGACACCCACCCGGAGGTCGTCCGCGGCATCCACAAGGGTTACTTCGACGCGGGCTCGGACTTCGTCGAGACCAACACCTTCGGCGGCACCCGGCTCAAGCTCAACGAATACCAGATCGGTGACCGGACCCGCGAACTGAACGATAAGGGCGCGCGGCTGGCGCGCTCGGTCTGCCCGCCCGGCGGCTACGTGGCGGGCTCGATCGGCCCGACGAGCCGCCTGCCGGTCGAGTACGAGCCCCTCGGTGACACCAGCGACGAGGAGTACGTCGCTACCTTTAAAGAGCAGGCCCTGGCGCTGGCCGAAGGCGGGGTGGACATCTTCGCCGTCGAGACCATGATGTTTCCCCAGGAGGCCACCGCCGCGATCAAGGCGTGCAAGGCGGTCACCGACCTGCCGGTCATGGCGACCATGTTCTTCCAATACGAGGAAATGCACGACCGGGATCGGACCATGTGGGGCGAGAGCCCGGCCGACGTGGCGAAGGGCCTGCTCGGCGCGGGCGCCGACATCGTCGGCATGAACTGCGGCCGCGGCCCCGACCGCGCGATCGTGATCATCCGCGAGATGCGGGCGGTGACCGACGCGCCGCTCATCGCGTACCCCAACGCCGGGCTGCCCATCACCAAGGGCGACACCACGACCTACGAGCTTGGGCCCGAGGCCATGGCCAAGGACTACCCGGCGCTGCTGGACGCCGGCTGCAACATCGTCGGCGCGTGCTGCGGTTCGGATCCGGGCCACATCCGCCTCATCGCCGAGGTCGCGCGCTCCCGCCGCAGCACGTGA
- a CDS encoding amidase, with product MADLHDVTAAEAARRIRAGALSPSNLLASCLKRIDAVEPVLKAWVHLDRDAASRVAVQRDIEAREGRFMGPLHGVPVALKDIYDAAGLVTTSGVGVWGHRRPTVDAVSVARLRAAGAVILGKVTTTPFALRDPTATCNPWNPDHTPGGSSSGSGAAVGSRMVPLALGTQTVGSVLRPAAYCGAVGFKPTHGRISAVGVTPLAWSLDHVGVLCRSVEDAALALTVMAGHDPADPLSAAMPVEDYLAALAVPAAPRIGVLRPLIGRAEPANAAHIDAILETLRAAGAQVEEAPLAASFEGLHAAGDTVSRAEAAAFHRDLYARHSAEYPKHIGEAVKAGHGIAAVDYIAAQAHRRAFTKDMGAVAARYDALVSPTAAGPAPKGLESTGDPYYCAPWSFAGMPSISLPTGLALDGLPFAVQLSGAPWCEARLLAAATWCERVIGFKETPRA from the coding sequence ATGGCCGATCTCCACGACGTCACCGCAGCCGAGGCCGCGCGCCGCATCCGTGCCGGCGCGCTGTCGCCCTCCAACCTGCTCGCGTCCTGCCTCAAGCGCATCGACGCGGTCGAGCCCGTCCTCAAGGCCTGGGTGCACCTCGACCGCGATGCCGCCTCCCGCGTCGCGGTCCAGCGGGACATCGAGGCGCGCGAGGGACGCTTCATGGGGCCGCTCCACGGCGTGCCCGTCGCGCTCAAGGACATCTACGACGCCGCCGGGCTCGTGACGACGTCAGGAGTAGGCGTCTGGGGGCACCGCCGTCCGACCGTGGACGCGGTGTCCGTCGCGCGACTGCGGGCCGCGGGAGCCGTCATCCTGGGCAAGGTCACGACGACGCCGTTCGCGCTCCGCGACCCGACGGCGACATGCAACCCGTGGAATCCCGACCATACGCCGGGCGGATCGTCGAGCGGCTCGGGCGCGGCGGTCGGCTCGCGCATGGTGCCGCTGGCGCTCGGCACGCAGACCGTCGGCTCAGTGCTGCGCCCGGCCGCCTACTGCGGCGCGGTCGGCTTCAAGCCGACTCACGGGCGCATCAGCGCGGTCGGCGTGACGCCGCTGGCGTGGAGCCTGGACCACGTGGGCGTGCTCTGCCGCTCCGTCGAGGACGCGGCGCTGGCGCTCACGGTCATGGCCGGTCACGATCCAGCGGACCCTCTCTCGGCGGCGATGCCCGTGGAGGATTACCTCGCCGCGCTGGCGGTACCGGCGGCCCCACGGATTGGGGTGCTGCGGCCGCTGATCGGGCGCGCCGAGCCCGCCAACGCGGCGCACATCGACGCGATTCTCGAGACGCTTCGCGCGGCAGGCGCGCAGGTCGAGGAGGCCCCGCTCGCGGCTTCGTTCGAGGGTCTTCATGCGGCGGGAGACACCGTTTCGCGCGCCGAGGCGGCCGCCTTCCACCGCGACCTCTACGCGCGGCATTCGGCCGAGTACCCGAAGCACATCGGCGAGGCCGTCAAGGCCGGCCACGGCATCGCCGCCGTGGACTACATCGCCGCCCAGGCCCACCGGCGTGCGTTCACCAAAGACATGGGCGCGGTCGCGGCGCGCTACGACGCGCTCGTCTCGCCGACGGCGGCCGGCCCCGCGCCGAAGGGGCTCGAGTCCACTGGCGATCCGTACTACTGCGCGCCTTGGAGCTTCGCCGGCATGCCGTCGATCTCGCTGCCCACCGGGCTCGCGCTCGACGGGCTGCCGTTCGCCGTCCAGCTGAGCGGCGCGCCGTGGTGCGAGGCGCGGCTGCTGGCCGCGGCGACTTGGTGCGAGCGGGTCATCGGCTTCAAAGAGACGCCGCGTGCTTGA
- a CDS encoding alpha/beta fold hydrolase, whose translation MSEIRLRGGDLDGLLLHYLEEGRGPATVLVHGLGGFAESWRHNIPELARHGRVIALDLPGFGRSSKPRRAYTLDFLAQALDGLLRALGVDTVRLVGHSLGGAVAARFALEHPGRVERLAFLGAAVPGFHLRPSWIYRTLSLPGLGEMLSSLITPGICATALERCFAHPDAQEIRFFVEHEYAARASRPGRAAYLSLLRSAKGDFTVDADAYRAALSRLGRGVLVVHGREDRVVPLAHAREVAEGLGAAQAKWLDSCGHFPQIEHPAVVNAYLRDFLFAPASR comes from the coding sequence GTGTCCGAGATCCGGCTCAGAGGCGGCGACCTCGACGGGCTCCTGCTCCACTACCTCGAAGAGGGGCGGGGGCCGGCCACCGTGCTCGTCCATGGGCTCGGCGGGTTCGCCGAGTCGTGGCGCCACAACATCCCAGAGCTGGCGCGCCACGGACGGGTGATCGCGCTCGACCTGCCGGGCTTCGGCCGCTCGAGCAAGCCGCGGCGCGCGTACACCCTGGACTTCCTGGCCCAGGCGCTCGACGGGCTCCTCCGCGCGCTCGGCGTCGACACGGTGAGACTGGTCGGCCATTCGCTCGGAGGCGCCGTCGCCGCCCGCTTCGCCCTCGAGCACCCTGGGCGCGTGGAGCGGCTCGCCTTCCTGGGGGCGGCCGTGCCGGGCTTCCACCTGCGCCCGTCGTGGATCTACCGGACGCTGTCGCTGCCGGGACTGGGCGAGATGCTCTCGAGCCTGATCACTCCCGGCATCTGCGCGACGGCGCTCGAGCGCTGCTTCGCCCACCCCGACGCCCAGGAGATCCGCTTCTTCGTCGAGCACGAATACGCGGCGCGCGCGTCCCGCCCCGGCCGCGCGGCCTATCTCTCGCTCCTGCGCTCGGCAAAGGGCGACTTCACGGTGGACGCGGACGCGTACCGCGCCGCTCTCTCGCGCCTGGGCCGGGGCGTGCTCGTGGTCCACGGGCGGGAGGACCGGGTCGTCCCGCTGGCTCACGCCCGGGAGGTCGCGGAGGGTCTCGGGGCCGCCCAGGCCAAGTGGCTCGACAGCTGCGGCCACTTTCCCCAGATCGAGCACCCAGCAGTCGTCAACGCCTACCTCCGCGACTTCCTCTTCGCCCCTGCCTCCCGCTAA
- a CDS encoding D-aminoacylase: MLDLKIVGGQVLDGTGAPAVRADVGVTGDSITAVGDLSREPAGETVEAAGLTVAPGFIDMHSHSDWRLFENRRAESKIRQGVTTEVVGNCGFSPAPVSDEFREDMKGFAPYLGHGMDFSWRSVKDFLRRYEDDGLALNVAQLIGHGTLRLAVMGFARRPPSAKELARMRSLMESAMADGACGLSTGLIYAPGSYSETREIVEIARAAARGGFYASHIRDEGAKLLDSVAEAIRVGEEGGLPVQVSHIKAAGRPHWGRVKDALSLIDAARARGLDIMADVYPYTASSTTIRTLLPDSALEGGIEAMLGRLRDPAARARIRDEMAHGAVLARGVGWGDIMIAYAPSRPEAQGLRLDEIGRRWGRDPVDCAFEVIEAEKGKGFVILFQLDEADLRKALVHPHVMIGSDGSSLVATGQLSVGKPHPRSYGTFPRVLGRYVRDEGVLTLPAAIHKMTGMPAARLGLKDRGAIRAGAKADVVAFSPGRVADLATYEDPHRYAAGIEHVIVNGRAVVRGGEHTGNLPGRVLRPAAA, translated from the coding sequence GTGCTTGACCTCAAGATCGTGGGCGGGCAGGTGCTGGACGGCACGGGCGCGCCCGCAGTGCGGGCCGATGTCGGTGTCACGGGAGACAGCATCACGGCGGTCGGCGATCTCTCGCGCGAGCCCGCGGGAGAGACCGTCGAGGCAGCGGGGCTGACAGTCGCGCCGGGCTTCATCGACATGCACTCGCACTCGGACTGGCGCCTCTTCGAGAACCGCCGCGCCGAGTCCAAGATCCGCCAGGGCGTCACGACGGAGGTCGTCGGCAACTGCGGCTTCTCTCCCGCGCCGGTCAGCGACGAGTTTCGAGAGGACATGAAGGGCTTCGCCCCCTACCTCGGCCACGGCATGGACTTCTCATGGCGCTCGGTCAAGGACTTCCTCCGCCGCTACGAGGACGACGGGCTCGCCCTCAACGTGGCGCAGCTCATCGGGCATGGCACGCTGAGGCTCGCGGTGATGGGCTTCGCCCGGCGGCCGCCGTCGGCGAAAGAGCTCGCCCGGATGCGGAGCCTCATGGAGTCGGCCATGGCCGACGGCGCCTGCGGCCTGTCGACGGGGCTGATCTACGCCCCCGGCTCCTATTCGGAGACGCGGGAGATCGTCGAGATCGCGCGCGCCGCCGCGCGCGGGGGCTTCTACGCGAGCCACATCCGCGACGAAGGGGCGAAGCTCCTCGACTCGGTCGCCGAGGCCATCCGCGTCGGTGAAGAGGGCGGTCTGCCGGTCCAGGTGAGCCACATCAAGGCGGCGGGCCGGCCCCACTGGGGCAGGGTGAAGGACGCCCTCAGCCTGATCGACGCCGCGCGCGCGAGAGGGCTCGACATCATGGCCGATGTCTACCCGTACACGGCTTCGAGCACGACGATCCGGACTCTCCTGCCGGACTCTGCCCTCGAGGGTGGCATCGAGGCGATGCTGGGCCGTCTCCGCGACCCGGCGGCGCGCGCGCGGATCCGCGACGAGATGGCGCACGGGGCCGTCCTGGCGCGCGGCGTCGGCTGGGGCGACATCATGATCGCGTATGCGCCCTCGCGCCCCGAGGCGCAGGGGCTGAGGCTCGACGAGATCGGCAGGCGCTGGGGCAGGGACCCGGTCGATTGCGCCTTCGAGGTCATCGAGGCCGAGAAGGGGAAGGGCTTCGTCATCCTCTTCCAGCTCGACGAGGCGGACCTCCGGAAGGCGCTCGTCCACCCCCACGTGATGATCGGCTCCGACGGCTCGTCCCTCGTGGCGACGGGGCAGCTCTCCGTGGGCAAGCCTCATCCGCGCAGCTATGGGACGTTTCCGCGCGTGCTCGGCCGCTACGTCCGCGACGAGGGCGTCCTGACCCTGCCCGCCGCCATCCACAAGATGACAGGGATGCCCGCGGCGCGGCTCGGTTTGAAGGATCGCGGCGCCATCCGCGCCGGCGCCAAGGCCGACGTCGTCGCCTTCTCGCCAGGGCGCGTCGCCGATCTCGCGACGTATGAGGACCCGCACCGCTACGCCGCCGGGATCGAGCACGTGATCGTCAACGGCCGCGCCGTCGTGCGAGGCGGCGAGCATACCGGGAATCTTCCCGGGCGCGTGCTCAGGCCCGCGGCGGCGTAG
- a CDS encoding shikimate kinase, with amino-acid sequence MADNVILVGFMGAGKSSVGRILATRLGRCFVETDEMITATEGRPIPEIFAEKGEVHFRALEDEAVRLLALKRGDVIATGGGLPCGQGRAEALRAIGTVVWLSGDFESLYERALRGGDRPMLSDKTREQAEALYAARIPFYAKADLTMDTTGLTPDQVAARVAAALAERERQAV; translated from the coding sequence ATGGCGGACAACGTGATCCTCGTGGGCTTCATGGGGGCGGGCAAGTCTTCGGTCGGGCGCATCCTGGCCACGCGGCTCGGGCGCTGCTTCGTCGAGACGGACGAGATGATCACCGCCACAGAGGGCCGGCCCATCCCGGAGATCTTCGCCGAGAAGGGAGAGGTGCACTTCCGCGCGCTCGAGGACGAGGCGGTGCGACTCCTCGCCCTCAAGCGGGGCGACGTGATCGCCACGGGTGGCGGGCTGCCCTGCGGCCAGGGTCGCGCCGAAGCGCTTCGCGCCATCGGCACCGTGGTGTGGCTCTCGGGTGACTTCGAATCGCTCTACGAGCGCGCCCTCCGGGGCGGCGACCGCCCGATGCTCAGTGACAAGACGCGCGAGCAGGCCGAGGCGCTCTACGCGGCGCGCATTCCCTTCTACGCCAAGGCAGACCTCACGATGGACACGACGGGGCTCACCCCCGACCAGGTCGCGGCGCGAGTGGCCGCGGCGCTGGCAGAGCGTGAGAGGCAGGCCGTCTGA
- a CDS encoding bifunctional homocysteine S-methyltransferase/methylenetetrahydrofolate reductase: MPAPFLERLRERPLLGDGAMGTMLYARGVPLDACFDVLNVNEPKIVQGIHAEYIQAGSDWIETNTFGANRFKLSIHGLAARVRDINLSGAKLARDVRETMGRDVFVLGSIGPLGKYLAPLGSVTQEEARATFLEQAEGLLEGGVDAFVAETFSDLVELRLAVEAIRTITDLPVIASVAFTQDHVTFLGHTPVEVARTLRALPIQGLGANCSVGSSTLYEVLEQMLPEAAGLPVIIQPNAGLPSRVGERLIYISSPAYMAEYAARMIGAGARLVGGCCGTTADHIRAMREVVDRHVPRSGAGKAAEPRRARVEASPAPTLPTTAAPTLLQRKVDAGAFLVTVELDPPRGHNIEKLVQGAKLLKERGVEIVDINDGSLGRVRMSVLPTAILVREATGLDVNMHFTCRDRNLMGIQADVLGAHALDIRNILAMTGDPPRTGDYVDATAVFDVDAIGLIRILQGMNEGRDATGNSVGEPTAFCVGAALDPAAADPGREMERLLAKAEAGARWCQTQPVYDLEVLERFFARTRSPIPVVVGVLPLHSSRHAEFLHNEVPGITVPDAVRARMKDAGDRGLRAGIETAQALVRQIRGHYAGVYLMPSFGRFEVVAEVLDALQ; encoded by the coding sequence ATGCCCGCGCCCTTCCTCGAGCGACTTCGCGAGCGGCCCCTCCTTGGCGACGGCGCCATGGGCACCATGCTCTACGCCCGCGGCGTGCCGCTCGACGCCTGCTTCGACGTGCTCAACGTCAACGAGCCCAAGATCGTCCAGGGCATCCACGCCGAGTACATCCAGGCCGGCTCCGACTGGATCGAGACGAACACGTTCGGCGCCAACCGCTTCAAGCTGAGTATCCATGGTCTCGCCGCGCGCGTGCGGGACATCAACCTCAGCGGCGCCAAGCTGGCGCGCGACGTGCGCGAGACGATGGGGCGAGACGTCTTCGTGCTGGGTTCGATCGGCCCGCTCGGCAAGTACCTGGCCCCGCTCGGGTCGGTCACGCAAGAGGAGGCGCGCGCGACATTCCTCGAACAGGCCGAGGGGCTGCTCGAGGGCGGGGTGGACGCCTTCGTCGCCGAGACCTTCTCGGATCTCGTCGAGCTGCGGCTGGCCGTCGAGGCGATCCGCACCATCACCGATCTGCCGGTCATCGCCTCGGTCGCCTTCACCCAGGACCACGTCACCTTCCTCGGCCACACGCCGGTCGAGGTCGCGAGGACGCTCCGCGCGCTGCCCATCCAGGGGCTCGGCGCCAACTGCTCCGTCGGCTCGAGCACGCTCTACGAAGTGCTGGAGCAGATGCTGCCCGAGGCCGCAGGTCTGCCGGTGATCATCCAGCCGAACGCCGGGCTGCCGAGCCGCGTGGGCGAGCGCCTGATTTACATCTCGTCGCCCGCATACATGGCCGAATACGCGGCGCGGATGATCGGGGCGGGCGCCCGCCTCGTGGGCGGCTGCTGCGGCACGACGGCCGACCACATCCGCGCCATGCGCGAGGTGGTGGACCGTCACGTGCCGCGCTCCGGCGCCGGGAAGGCGGCCGAGCCGCGGCGCGCGCGCGTCGAGGCGAGCCCGGCGCCGACACTGCCGACGACCGCCGCTCCGACGCTGCTTCAACGCAAAGTCGACGCGGGGGCGTTTCTCGTGACGGTCGAGCTGGACCCGCCGCGCGGACACAACATCGAGAAGCTCGTCCAGGGCGCCAAGCTCCTCAAGGAGCGGGGCGTCGAGATCGTGGACATCAACGACGGCTCGCTCGGGCGGGTGCGCATGTCGGTGCTGCCCACGGCCATCCTGGTCCGCGAGGCGACGGGGCTCGACGTCAACATGCACTTCACCTGCCGCGACCGGAACCTGATGGGCATCCAGGCCGACGTGCTCGGAGCCCACGCGCTGGATATCCGGAACATCCTCGCGATGACGGGCGACCCGCCCCGCACGGGCGACTACGTCGATGCCACCGCCGTGTTCGACGTGGACGCCATCGGGCTCATCCGCATTTTGCAGGGTATGAACGAAGGGCGCGACGCCACGGGCAACTCCGTCGGCGAGCCCACGGCCTTCTGCGTGGGCGCGGCGCTCGACCCCGCGGCGGCCGATCCCGGGCGCGAGATGGAGCGGCTCCTCGCCAAGGCGGAGGCGGGCGCGCGCTGGTGCCAGACCCAGCCGGTCTACGACCTCGAGGTGCTGGAGCGCTTCTTCGCGCGCACCCGCTCACCGATCCCGGTTGTGGTCGGCGTGCTGCCGCTGCACTCGTCCCGCCATGCCGAGTTCCTCCACAACGAGGTGCCCGGCATCACCGTCCCCGACGCCGTGCGCGCGCGCATGAAGGACGCGGGCGACCGCGGTCTGCGCGCGGGGATCGAGACGGCCCAGGCGCTGGTCCGACAGATCCGCGGCCACTATGCCGGCGTGTACCTCATGCCCTCGTTCGGCCGCTTCGAGGTTGTCGCGGAAGTGCTCGACGCGCTCCAGTAG